Proteins from a genomic interval of Chrysemys picta bellii isolate R12L10 unplaced genomic scaffold, ASM1138683v2 scaf512, whole genome shotgun sequence:
- the LOC135978899 gene encoding uncharacterized protein LOC135978899 isoform X1: MCKQKGGQRLGDKQIAAKKFQARVVVKILKRAKEVMRKKKQKQKEMPPTGGSQTGLSENGEVELDSGLANSPEGSLDGACSTPNDFHGGASEFDSQIASDVEDAANDPVEEPPSNPENAEVYMERVRSWQREVSRFGGSVYCEEFRFVNPEGINSAQQVVEAIHRGIQLVLDDINGRVGPDDYVQLRLESRNLTNSLFSVKRTRNELTAEDFLNQTSKLLQSNRELHLDGTLRLVVTVVKNRGGGARRVLNSILNSQIIHKKRQCLVDLTYTGTNLCFAGGLLAVMSDRKPTDAELLAEARKLHEKLGWSDQKKVMLSDVAKFEQHLGVNIQVVLYTAKGGWGVFKTGGTVCPKTYFILLHDEHYYGVLDVKKLFGAKNYCEFCHMVYSHDHSCRYRCHLCLSVTCSDSVGVQQRCPGCRLYCRSKECLDRHIDCASKNQVECLSKTLCEKCQSYVDKRHRCKGRRCKQCQELIVGDVDGHLCFMDRLRKPESSEKYIFYDFECTQETGVHTPNYIFAMSLKPEKSWEFKGDKCLYVFVKTFIGKAFRDYTFLAHNSKGYDAYFIVKQLLKEKMGLELITQGSKLMCVEVKALGIRFIDSLNFLPMKLSKLPQAMGFEGCKGYFPHFFNTLENQNYVGPMPGRKHGVESMMPKEKAEFLDWYRDHSSEVFDLQKELAYYCQQDVKILRQACILYRKEIMKMTEKGDVVEKEPGKFTEIKLCIDPFRYITLASVCMAMYRFMFLEPNTVALLPQDNYHRQKKRYLTPSIQWLLYISHKENIQIRHALQGGELQVGPYFLDGYANVDGVRTAFEFNGCFFHGCVTCYCEKAQNPMTGTSFGFLYYKTQLKTDYFKRLGFVVRTLWEHEWEVMKETDRELADFLNRARLPQPLVPRDALFGGRTNAIRLYYKPNPGEEIHYYDFSSLYPFVNKTKEYPLGHPDIVYDKFGPLANYFGIAKVKVYPPRGLFFPLLPVRVGGKLMFPLCRTCAETEQRETCTHTDEERAILGTWCTVELNAAIAKGYAVAKIYEIWHFNEKSDKLFSEYIKLHLRQKQEASGYPTWCTDEEKQNKYVSDFYQKEGVHLRQHKIRSNPAKCQIAKLFLNSLWGKFGQRSNLPNTSIVRDPNELLQYLFSPNYEVSSCEFIDDETACVSWKHAKERYSVSGNTNVFIACFTTAYARLELYSLLDGLQERCLYHDTDSVIFVKREGDWNPPLGDYLGDLTSEIPPDQHITEFVSAGPKTYGYKLSGGKACMKVKGITLNVANCEKINFDSLKDLVLDYCTGLQENTSKKIEVQQPSIVRNKNQWQIETKTLKKTHKVVYNKRVLGEGFKTLPYGF, encoded by the coding sequence atgtgtaaacaaaaggggggacagcgtttgggggataaacagatagctgccaaaaagttccaggcccgggttgttgtaaaaattttaaaaagggctaaagaggtaatgaggaaaaaaaaacaaaaacaaaaagagatgccccctactggaggctctcaaactggcttgtctgaaaatggggaggtggaattagactctggtttagcaaattccccagagggctctttAGATGGGGCCTGTTCTACTCCCAATGACTTTCATGGAGGCGCCTCAGAGtttgactctcaaatagcatctgatgtagaagatgccgctaatgatcccgtagaggaacccccaagtaaccccgaaaatgccgaggtgtatatggagagagtgagaagttggcaacgtgaagtatccagatttggggggtcggtgtattgtgaggaatttcgttttgtcaatcctgagggaataaattcagctcagcaggttgttgaagccatacaccggggaatacagttagtgctcgatgacattaatggtagggtaggccctgatgattatgttcagttacgtttagagagccgtaatttaactaaTTCTTTGTTTTCGGTCAaaagaactagaaatgagctgactgctgaggattttttaaatcagacctcaaaactgctacagagcaatagagagttgcatctcgatgggacgttgcgccttgttgtgacagttgtaaaaaacaggggtgggggcgctcgtagagttttaaattctatccttaatagtcaaattattcataaaaagagacagtgtttagtagacctgacttacaccggtaccaatttgtgttttgcgggtgggctcttggccgtcatgtccgatcgtaaacctacggacgcggaattgttagcggaggcaagaaagttacatgagaaactggggtggtcagatcaaaaaaaggttatgctcagcgacgtagcaaagtttgaacagcatttaggagttaacatacaggtggtgttgtatacggcgaaaggcggctggggggtttttaaaacggggggcacagtgtgccccaagacttattttatcctgttgcacgatgagcattactatggggttttggatgtaaaaaagttgttcggagcgaaaaattattgtgagttttgccacatggtgtacagccacgaccactcttgcaggtatcgttgccacCTCTGTTTGAGCGTAACGTGCTCAGACAGCGTGGGAGTGCAGCAGCGGTGTCCTGGCTGTAGACTGTATTGccggtccaaagagtgtttagacagacatatcgactgtgcatcaaaaaaccaagttgaatgcctgtctaaaactttgtgtgagaagtgtcagtcttacgtggacaagcggcacaggtgtaaagggaggcgctgtaagcagtgtcaggagtTGATCGTTGGTGATGTAGACGgccacctctgttttatggaccgccttagaaagcctgaatcttcagaaaagtatattttttatgattttgaatgcacgcaggagaccggggtgcacactcccaattacatttttgctatgtccctaaagccagaaaaatcctgggaatttaagggcgataAGTGTCTTTATGTGTTTGtgaagacctttattggcaaagcgTTTCGGGACTACACATTCCTAGCACACAATTCTAAAGGTTATGATGCGTACTTTATTGTTAAACAGTTACTCAAGGAAAAGatgggcctagaactgatcactcagggtagtaaactaatgtgcgtggaagttaaggccctgggcattcgttttatagactctttaaacttcttgcccatgaagcttagcaagctaccgcaggcgatggggtttgaagggtgcaaagggtattttccacacttttttaacacgttagaaaatcaaaattacgTGGGGCCTATGCCCGGTAGAAAGCatggtgtagaaagcatgatgcccaaagaaaaagcagagtttctcgactggtATCGGGACCACAGCTCTGAGGTGTTTGACTTGCAAAAAGAGCTCGcgtattactgtcagcaggatgtaaaaattttgagacaggcctgtatcctatacagaaaagagattatgaaaatgacggagaagggagatgtagtagagaaagaacctggtaaattcactgagataaaactgtgtatagatccattccggtacataacactggcatctgtctgcatggctatgtacaggtttatgtttttggagcctaacacggtagctcttctccctcaagacaactatcacaggcagaaaaagagatatttgaccccatctattcagtggctgttgtatatctctcacaaagaaaatatacaaatacggcacgctttacagggtggggaactacaggtaggcccctactttTTAGACGGCTATGCCAATGTTGATGGGGTACGcacagcctttgagtttaacggttgttttttccatggctgtgtcacctgttattgtgaaaaagcacaaaatcctatgacggggacatcttttgggtttctttattacaagacgcAGCTCAAGACCGACTATTTCAAACGccttggttttgtagtgaggactctttgggagcacgagtgggaggtgatgaaagaaaccgacagggagcttgcagactttttaaaccgagcccggttaccccagcctctcgtgcctagggatgctctttttggggggaggacaaacgctatccgcctatattacaagcctaaccccggggaagaaattcactattatgattttagcagcctgtaccctttcgtaaacaaaaccaaagaataccctcTCGGACACCCCGATATAGTCTATGACAAATTTGGgccccttgcaaattattttggaattgcaaaagttaaagtgtaccccccacgaggcctctttttcccattgttacccgtcagagtgggtggcaagcttatgttcccgctatgccgaacctgtgcagaaaccgagcagcgggagacatgcacccatactgacgaggagcgggccatcctggggacttggtgcacggtggaattgaacgcggccatagcgaaggggtacgcggtggctaagatctatgaaatctggcattttaatgaaaaatctgataaactcttttcagagtacataaaattacacctccgtcaaaaacaagaggcttcagggtatcccacttggtgcacagacgaggaaaaacaaaataagtacgttagcgatttctaccagaaagaaggcgtgcatttacgccaacacaaaatcagatcaaaccctgctaaatgccaaatcgctaaactgtttttaaattctctgtggggtaaattcggccaaagatccaacctacccaacaccagcatcGTGAGAGACCCTAACGAACTTTTGCAGTACCTGTTCTCCcccaattatgaggtttcatcctgcgagTTTATCGATGATGAAACAGCGTGTGTGTCGTGGAAGCACGCAAAAGAACGGTACTCTGTTTCTGGCAAcaccaatgttttcatagcctgtttcaccaccGCTTATGCCCGCTTAGAATTATACAGTCTCCTAGACGGTTTGCAAGAGCGGTGCCTGTACCACGACACTGACTCGGTGAtctttgtgaaaagggagggtgactggaatccccctctgggggattatttaggggacctcacgagCGAAATTccgccagatcaacacatcactgagtttgtgtcggcaggcccaaaaacctatgggtataagctgtcgggtggaaaggcctgtatgaaagtcaaaggtattaccctaaACGTAGCAAACTGCGAAAAAATCAACTTCGACAGTTTGAAAGACCTAGTCTTGGACTATTGCACGGGTCTGCaagaaaacacctcaaaaaagatagaggtgcagcagccctctatcgtaagaaacaaaaaccagtggcaaatagagacaaaaacccttaaaaagacacacaaagtggtttacaacaaaagggtcctaggagaaggttttaaaaccctgccctacggcttttga
- the LOC135978899 gene encoding uncharacterized protein LOC135978899 isoform X2 yields the protein MEPGTLNCILPPGQVQSKHERSLDQRENKLKRKRKETAEKENSPASVTDGWMKPCLGNFSDNAVVRDTRTSPPELPTNQKSALRPLTTQNSARAQLKHPGGPNLIYVKPKDKTKDSGKKQPRHHNSSSSVATTSPSPEETVSENTHIHKPRARTLGVLNVCKPGACALGAAFKKPWTKSFCDAEVLQSHNQHSSSSAVTTTPSPEETMSKNAHIHKPGACALGVVNKKPRTDKPFSQNHKLVPAPPYFSGWEGVEAFLKKVVEDISSGRLKERDSRKKWKKYDAWFRAMLKNIRDGKGGSEQA from the exons atggaaccaggaactttaaactgcattttaccaccaggccaag tacagtcaaaacatgagagatccttagaccagagggaaaacaagctgaaaagaaaaaggaaagagaccgctgaaaaggaaaattcaccagcatcagtgactgatggatggatgaagccct gcctgggcaacttttctgacaatgctgtagtcagagATACAAGGACATCTCCTCCAGAACTGCCAACAAACCagaaatctgctttgagacctttaacaacgcaaaACAGCGCAAGAGCGCAGCTGAAACATCCGGGcggtccaaacctcatatacgtcaaacccaaggacaaaacaaaagactctggtaaaaaacaaccacgccaccacaactccagttcctcagtggccaccacctcaccaagccctgaggaaactgtgagcgaaaacacacacattcacaaacccagagcacgcactctaggggttctgaatgtgtgcaaacccggagcatgcgctctaggggctgcgTTTAAAAAACCATGGACTAAAAGCTTCTGCGATGCTGAGGTATTGCAATCACACAACCAgcactccagttcctcagcggtcaccaccacaccaagccctgaggaaactaTGAGCAAaaatgcccacattcacaaacccggagcatgcgctctaggggttgtgaataaaaaaccaagaactgacaaaccattctcccaaaaccataagcttgtcccagctcccccatatTTTAGTGGTTGGGAAGGGGTTGAGGCTTTCCTCAAAAAAGTGGTGGAGGATATATCCTCGGGTAGGCTAAAAGAACGGGATTctagaaagaaatggaaaaaatatgatGCTTGGTTCAGAGCCATGCTGAAAAACATAAGGGAtggaaagggtggctctgagcaggcatga